In Paenibacillus sp. 1781tsa1, one DNA window encodes the following:
- a CDS encoding ABC transporter ATP-binding protein: MQKYYGMFWLLVCCGIGVTFIQVFIPKGVQYFIDIIVPSADVIRFRWLIILLVAGMFLMFGLMAWQNLLQRSIQEKAARDLQYDIFSHMRKLGYSYFQQRPVGESLSFMNTEVSILQDFYRFLLPHTIQNIVVSIVSVTVMCAISIPLTLIMVPCLLLYYLVGPSIERKATILAKQNTEQRIAYNQKVYESVSALTEMRAHGAEEWDWKRFKGHMQPFLDGRVRMLWMAFWRGTIRRLSYYVGGVAVILYGIHLVKEQAMSVGEMSAYLLYYFQVMQTVTLVITVITEQKVLMHQASKIHRFMQTEPQVVEEAAPICLKEIRGEIRFEHVTYRYNKGPEVLSDFNLMIKSGQRVAIVGPSGHGKSTLLQLLVRFYDPQQGEILLDGVPIRKLSFAQLRESIGYVSQETYLFGDTIRNNILFGHPDATEEDMIQAAKAAYAHDFISAQPDGYDTLLGERGVNLSGGQKQRISIARMFIKKPSILLLDEATSALDTASEQEVQQALERLLLGRTTIAVAHRLSTIKDYDVIVVLEHGQIRELGSHEELMRRQGAYYQLNSGEEG, encoded by the coding sequence GTGCAAAAATACTATGGCATGTTTTGGCTGCTGGTGTGTTGCGGTATTGGAGTCACGTTCATTCAGGTTTTCATTCCCAAGGGCGTTCAGTATTTCATCGATATCATCGTTCCATCTGCTGATGTGATCCGATTCCGGTGGCTCATTATTCTGTTGGTTGCCGGCATGTTTCTGATGTTTGGTCTGATGGCATGGCAAAATCTGTTGCAGAGGTCCATTCAGGAGAAGGCGGCACGAGATTTGCAATACGATATTTTTAGTCATATGAGGAAGCTGGGGTATTCTTATTTCCAACAACGCCCTGTTGGTGAAAGCTTGTCGTTCATGAACACGGAAGTGAGTATCCTGCAAGACTTCTATCGGTTTCTTCTTCCGCATACGATCCAAAACATTGTAGTCTCTATTGTATCCGTCACGGTGATGTGTGCTATTAGCATTCCTTTAACACTGATCATGGTGCCGTGCCTGCTTCTCTATTATCTGGTTGGACCATCCATCGAAAGAAAGGCTACCATCTTGGCTAAGCAGAATACGGAACAGCGCATAGCCTATAATCAAAAGGTATACGAGAGCGTGTCAGCTCTGACCGAAATGCGTGCCCACGGAGCCGAGGAATGGGATTGGAAACGGTTCAAGGGACACATGCAGCCTTTTTTGGATGGACGGGTTCGCATGTTATGGATGGCTTTCTGGAGGGGCACGATACGCCGATTATCCTATTACGTTGGTGGAGTAGCAGTCATCCTGTACGGCATCCACTTGGTCAAGGAACAGGCGATGAGCGTAGGAGAGATGTCGGCGTATTTGCTTTACTATTTCCAGGTCATGCAAACGGTAACTCTTGTCATTACGGTTATTACGGAGCAGAAAGTACTGATGCATCAAGCTTCCAAGATCCATCGCTTCATGCAAACAGAACCTCAGGTTGTCGAAGAGGCCGCACCTATCTGCTTGAAGGAAATCAGAGGAGAGATTCGGTTCGAACACGTCACATATCGATATAACAAGGGTCCGGAAGTGCTCTCGGATTTTAATCTGATGATTAAGAGCGGTCAACGAGTGGCCATCGTAGGTCCAAGTGGACACGGAAAGTCTACCCTGCTTCAGCTTCTGGTTCGTTTTTATGATCCACAGCAGGGTGAAATTCTGTTGGACGGTGTACCTATACGAAAACTTTCATTTGCACAATTGCGAGAAAGTATAGGATATGTGTCCCAGGAAACGTATCTTTTTGGCGATACCATTCGCAATAACATTCTTTTTGGTCATCCGGACGCGACAGAGGAAGACATGATCCAGGCGGCCAAGGCCGCATATGCACATGATTTCATCTCGGCTCAGCCGGATGGATATGACACGCTGCTCGGGGAAAGAGGCGTTAACTTGTCCGGAGGTCAGAAGCAGCGTATATCCATTGCACGTATGTTTATCAAGAAACCTTCCATTCTATTGCTTGATGAGGCAACGTCCGCGCTTGATACAGCGAGTGAACAAGAAGTACAGCAAGCACTGGAACGTCTACTGCTAGGCAGGACGACCATTGCCGTTGCTCATCGGTTATCTACCATTAAGGATTATGATGTGATTGTTGTGCTTGAACATGGACAAATCCGGGAACTGGGAAGCCATGAGGAATTGATGAGAAGACAGGGAGCTTATTATCAGCTGAATTCGGGAGAGGAGGGGTGA
- a CDS encoding acyl-CoA dehydrogenase family protein: MRYSYEVSEVTDTLSEVRLAAKRFAERAGDHDRDGSFPKENITDLKSASLMSASIPSLSGGERPSLRSLSSMAELLASGCLSTGMIWAMHIQQVEVLIRQEQNDFSDHLLSRLQEEQPLIASVTTEKGKGGHLLSSQSPMVTNGSSLYIDRDAPVVTGGEHADWFLITMKPSDQSPDSDVQLVFAERHQLELESVSDWHAMGMRGTGSVGIHIRGSIGEEQLIGAAIEFKPLAVQTMIPMGHILWSACWLGAAKGVYEGLIQLIRNPQNRSRFNLQSELLYARLARIRLQLDTVNIYLNEMIKQYEDHSNQGNLKLLEAPRFNIHINNLKILASETLFQATDQMIDIAGLSYGYTANDQLPLERAFRDLRSASLMYHNDRLLLANGKLNLIDHRLLP; this comes from the coding sequence ATGCGATATTCGTATGAAGTATCCGAAGTCACGGACACATTGTCCGAGGTAAGATTGGCGGCAAAGCGCTTTGCTGAAAGAGCCGGTGATCATGACCGGGATGGGTCCTTCCCCAAAGAAAATATAACTGACTTGAAGTCTGCAAGCCTAATGTCAGCATCAATCCCTAGCCTGTCAGGCGGTGAACGGCCTTCACTCCGTTCCTTATCCTCTATGGCAGAACTTTTGGCAAGCGGGTGCTTATCCACGGGAATGATATGGGCCATGCACATACAGCAGGTGGAGGTATTAATCCGTCAAGAACAGAATGATTTTTCAGATCATCTTCTGTCCAGGCTGCAGGAGGAACAGCCCTTAATCGCCTCAGTCACAACTGAAAAGGGAAAAGGGGGGCACTTGCTCTCGTCCCAAAGTCCGATGGTTACCAATGGAAGCTCGCTCTATATTGACCGAGATGCTCCAGTTGTAACCGGCGGTGAGCACGCCGACTGGTTTCTCATCACAATGAAACCTTCTGATCAAAGTCCCGACAGTGATGTCCAACTGGTCTTTGCCGAACGACATCAACTGGAACTGGAAAGTGTCTCCGATTGGCATGCCATGGGGATGAGAGGGACCGGCAGTGTGGGGATACACATTCGTGGCTCAATTGGAGAAGAACAGCTGATCGGTGCAGCGATAGAATTCAAACCGCTAGCTGTACAGACGATGATTCCCATGGGACATATTTTATGGTCTGCCTGTTGGCTTGGAGCCGCTAAGGGAGTATACGAAGGGTTAATACAACTCATCCGTAATCCGCAAAATCGTTCCCGCTTCAATTTGCAGTCTGAGTTGCTCTATGCAAGGCTTGCAAGGATTCGGCTGCAGTTGGACACGGTCAACATATACCTTAACGAGATGATCAAACAGTACGAAGATCATTCCAACCAGGGGAATTTGAAACTGCTTGAAGCGCCGCGGTTCAATATTCACATCAATAATCTTAAAATTTTGGCATCAGAGACTCTTTTTCAGGCAACGGATCAAATGATAGACATTGCAGGACTATCCTACGGTTACACCGCTAATGACCAGCTTCCCTTGGAAAGGGCTTTTCGGGATTTGCGTTCTGCAAGTCTGATGTATCACAATGATCGGCTGTTACTGGCGAACGGAAAGCTGAATTTAATAGATCACAGGTTGCTGCCTTGA
- a CDS encoding nucleotidyltransferase family protein has protein sequence MSSDSTLTDEERLVLLCSKPALRNAEIEDFRQLMAAHMDWSRVFGMLHTHGVMGTAWQNIERYFLVKGTEKAIYGKFVSSVKQMYHMQKMRGEQQCRFTLDICHELDKRSIQYSLLKGIVLSQVAYGDLGSRDFKDNDMLIHSSQIDEAIAVMKEMGYVQGMINYKTNSVTPLPRREIMIRSMVSHEVIPLTKYIENSPFLEYHALDLQFSLDLMTSRRTDTAVQQMLERSQVIDVAGHPVRTLEWEDLLLFMLIHLTREATSELDVMAYKDILLYKFMDIHRFLDSPQVNVDWDKVLQRAQDLNFQKEVFYALHYTQTLYGGAGPEGFLDKLNMEDREFLHQVYRYNSEDIAIRWQNSFEERLFDTNRPFKLQKSNPIVPGKR, from the coding sequence ATGTCATCAGATTCTACTCTAACCGATGAAGAAAGATTGGTTTTATTGTGTTCAAAACCTGCTCTTCGTAATGCGGAGATTGAAGATTTTCGTCAATTAATGGCTGCTCACATGGACTGGAGCCGAGTATTCGGCATGCTGCATACCCATGGTGTGATGGGAACCGCATGGCAGAATATCGAGCGTTACTTTTTGGTGAAAGGCACGGAGAAGGCGATCTACGGCAAATTCGTTAGTTCGGTCAAGCAAATGTATCATATGCAAAAAATGCGAGGCGAACAACAGTGCAGATTCACCCTTGATATCTGCCATGAGCTGGACAAGCGGAGTATTCAATACAGTTTGCTGAAAGGGATCGTACTTTCCCAAGTCGCCTATGGGGATCTGGGGAGCCGGGATTTCAAAGATAATGATATGCTTATACATTCAAGCCAAATTGATGAAGCGATAGCGGTTATGAAGGAAATGGGATACGTGCAGGGAATGATCAATTATAAAACGAATTCGGTTACCCCGTTGCCTCGCAGGGAAATTATGATCCGATCAATGGTGTCCCATGAAGTGATTCCTTTGACCAAATATATAGAAAATAGTCCGTTTCTTGAATATCATGCGTTGGATTTGCAATTTTCGCTTGATCTCATGACCAGTCGCCGTACTGATACGGCAGTGCAGCAAATGTTGGAGAGAAGCCAGGTTATTGATGTTGCAGGACATCCTGTCCGCACCTTGGAATGGGAAGATCTGCTGTTATTCATGCTTATCCATCTTACCCGAGAAGCAACAAGTGAATTGGATGTAATGGCGTACAAGGATATCCTGCTCTATAAATTCATGGACATTCACCGATTCCTGGACAGCCCTCAAGTGAATGTGGATTGGGATAAGGTACTGCAGCGGGCACAGGATTTGAATTTCCAAAAGGAAGTATTCTATGCCCTGCATTATACGCAGACCCTGTATGGTGGGGCCGGACCGGAAGGATTCCTGGACAAGCTGAATATGGAAGATCGGGAATTCCTCCATCAGGTGTATCGGTACAACAGTGAAGATATTGCTATCCGTTGGCAGAATTCCTTTGAGGAACGATTATTTGATACGAATCGACCGTTCAAACTTCAGAAGAGCAATCCAATCGTTCCAGGGAAAAGATGA
- a CDS encoding bifunctional 2-polyprenyl-6-hydroxyphenol methylase/3-demethylubiquinol 3-O-methyltransferase UbiG, giving the protein MSKTTHDTIAYFKNKADKYDLVEEQAYWQLSDQLLWNVFKKEVLDRLPAGFTFFDAGGGTGRWSLKVLQEYPESTGYTYDLSEDMLRQAMAKREANDLQDRWTIRQGDLHAIEGVQPASVDVCFNFHNVLGFVEEPLKMLHEVVKLLKPKGYLVSFTPNLYHALYFNISLGRIEEARKLTGGKGRFTLEMPDIYMFTPKQLQEYYLECGLKVLNLKGFPAFIYPGFLETQIEGNTQTLSEILSDPAVFESILEIESQYLDVEELVSRGNNIFIVGQK; this is encoded by the coding sequence ATGAGCAAAACAACACACGACACCATTGCGTATTTCAAAAATAAAGCGGACAAGTACGACTTGGTAGAGGAGCAGGCATATTGGCAGCTCTCCGACCAGCTGTTATGGAACGTTTTCAAAAAAGAAGTCTTGGATCGATTACCCGCCGGGTTCACGTTTTTTGACGCGGGTGGAGGGACTGGTCGCTGGTCGCTTAAAGTCCTTCAAGAATATCCGGAGAGCACCGGATATACGTATGATCTGTCGGAAGACATGCTTAGACAAGCGATGGCCAAACGCGAAGCGAATGATCTTCAGGACAGATGGACGATCCGCCAAGGTGACCTTCATGCTATTGAAGGCGTACAGCCGGCATCCGTGGATGTCTGCTTTAACTTTCATAACGTATTGGGATTTGTGGAAGAGCCGCTAAAAATGCTGCACGAAGTCGTGAAGTTGCTTAAGCCCAAGGGGTACTTGGTATCGTTTACACCTAATCTGTACCATGCCCTGTACTTTAATATTTCCCTGGGCAGAATTGAAGAGGCACGGAAGTTAACGGGCGGCAAAGGGCGATTCACGCTCGAAATGCCCGATATTTATATGTTTACTCCCAAGCAGCTTCAAGAATATTATCTTGAATGCGGGCTAAAAGTATTAAATCTTAAAGGCTTCCCAGCCTTCATTTATCCCGGATTTCTGGAGACACAGATTGAGGGTAACACCCAAACCCTGAGCGAGATTTTGTCTGATCCGGCTGTGTTCGAGAGCATTTTGGAGATTGAATCCCAGTATCTTGATGTAGAAGAACTTGTATCGCGTGGAAATAATATTTTTATTGTCGGGCAGAAGTAA
- a CDS encoding NUDIX hydrolase, translating into MYVNVRAMIERVVKGELQLYLQIRDKPNQPKAWELPGGQLEEYESMIDGLKREVREETGLELTRIAGKDTYMQVRTNTGLLEGIQPFAVYQTLEGPIDSMGVYFRCEAEGIALQSGDQARDGRWVPVKELKQMAEQDLEAFSWIDSVGIQLYLQSEDNKPFQPLEKGDLT; encoded by the coding sequence ATGTACGTTAACGTACGCGCTATGATCGAAAGAGTGGTGAAAGGTGAGCTCCAACTGTATTTACAGATTCGGGACAAGCCCAATCAACCCAAAGCATGGGAATTGCCTGGAGGGCAACTCGAAGAGTACGAGTCCATGATCGATGGACTGAAACGGGAGGTCAGGGAAGAAACAGGCCTTGAACTGACTCGCATTGCAGGAAAGGATACGTACATGCAGGTAAGAACCAACACAGGTTTACTGGAGGGCATTCAACCTTTTGCTGTCTACCAGACACTGGAGGGACCTATCGATTCAATGGGCGTATATTTTCGCTGCGAAGCTGAAGGCATAGCCTTGCAGTCCGGCGATCAGGCTCGTGACGGACGTTGGGTACCTGTGAAAGAATTAAAGCAAATGGCAGAGCAGGATTTGGAAGCCTTCAGCTGGATTGATTCTGTGGGTATTCAGTTGTATCTGCAATCGGAAGATAATAAACCATTTCAACCATTGGAGAAGGGGGATTTAACATGA
- a CDS encoding class I adenylate-forming enzyme family protein has translation MKDMEPRCIGEILLHQAERSPDRIAVTFGEEKWTYKQLLSTTAALQLKIEERVREGEVVVICLPNSPAYIHAYFAVTLLGAVIMPLYSGSSEAEIRLACRTVDAALCITTHEMKSKLSNQNLSVLSQEEWQAPDEETKPIYRPRLADEVALMLQTSGTTGNPKIVQHTHHNLITNVKAHCESLSLTEKDKVLITLPMPFGYCNTSQLLSHLYLGGELVIMTGLFLPTSFMKTMQEQDITVVTAVPTMLQALSLLKSDYKSLPHLRYICFGGGQVTPNILESVRKKLPSHVKMVQTYGQTEAGPRITTRIISEVYEPSNVGQALRGVEISIRDEEENHLGVHEPGDIWVHSPSIMKGYYLNTTETDKVLQNGWLRTGDRGYLDEQNNLWLLGRTKLLIKTGGKQVHPEEIERLIMEHFPLEQAIVKGEADPWLGEALVAYIIPRKSDTLVEATDILRFCRSKLSAYKVPKRVEIVQTLPRTATGKIRRD, from the coding sequence ATGAAGGATATGGAACCCCGGTGTATCGGTGAAATACTGTTACATCAGGCAGAGCGGAGTCCGGATCGGATTGCCGTAACATTCGGCGAGGAGAAGTGGACGTATAAGCAGCTTTTGTCCACAACCGCGGCCTTGCAGTTAAAGATTGAGGAACGTGTTAGGGAAGGCGAAGTGGTGGTGATCTGTTTGCCCAACTCTCCTGCCTATATCCATGCTTACTTCGCTGTTACCTTACTGGGAGCGGTAATCATGCCGCTCTATTCCGGCAGTTCCGAGGCAGAAATCAGGCTGGCGTGCCGCACAGTAGACGCTGCTCTCTGTATCACTACTCACGAGATGAAATCCAAGCTAAGTAATCAGAACCTGTCAGTCCTGAGCCAGGAAGAGTGGCAGGCACCGGATGAGGAGACGAAGCCCATATACAGGCCTCGTCTAGCAGACGAGGTTGCCTTAATGCTGCAAACGTCGGGAACCACCGGGAATCCCAAAATTGTGCAGCACACTCACCATAACCTGATTACTAATGTGAAGGCTCATTGCGAATCTCTGTCACTGACGGAGAAAGATAAAGTGTTGATTACGCTGCCTATGCCTTTCGGCTATTGCAATACCTCCCAATTGTTAAGCCACCTGTACCTGGGTGGAGAGTTAGTCATTATGACGGGTCTGTTTCTACCCACTTCATTCATGAAAACGATGCAAGAGCAAGACATTACCGTAGTTACTGCAGTACCAACCATGCTGCAAGCGTTGAGCCTGCTGAAATCCGATTATAAATCGCTGCCCCATCTGCGTTATATCTGCTTTGGGGGAGGACAAGTTACGCCTAACATACTGGAATCTGTTCGCAAGAAACTGCCTTCCCATGTGAAAATGGTGCAAACGTACGGCCAAACGGAGGCTGGTCCGCGGATTACAACCAGGATCATTTCGGAAGTATACGAACCATCTAATGTAGGGCAAGCCCTTCGCGGGGTTGAAATCTCCATAAGAGATGAAGAAGAGAATCACTTAGGTGTTCATGAACCAGGTGATATATGGGTTCACAGTCCCAGCATCATGAAGGGATATTACCTCAATACAACAGAGACGGATAAAGTCCTGCAAAACGGATGGCTTCGTACAGGAGATCGCGGTTACTTGGACGAACAAAATAATCTGTGGCTACTGGGAAGAACCAAACTGTTGATCAAAACAGGAGGAAAACAAGTGCATCCTGAGGAAATTGAGCGACTGATCATGGAGCACTTTCCGCTGGAGCAAGCCATTGTCAAAGGAGAGGCCGACCCCTGGCTCGGCGAAGCACTGGTGGCTTACATCATTCCTCGCAAGTCGGATACACTTGTTGAAGCTACGGACATTTTGCGTTTTTGCCGTTCCAAGTTATCCGCTTACAAGGTGCCTAAAAGGGTTGAAATTGTGCAAACCCTTCCGAGAACCGCTACCGGAAAGATCCGAAGAGATTAA
- a CDS encoding SDR family NAD(P)-dependent oxidoreductase — MHISLQGLRLLLVGGSGTLGGCLLEKMLQEGAIVAATYNQTPIHSNEYHMSIQDRLHVGHLDVTNTELLDESLQVLMDRLEWVDGLIYNAGIINDASFDEMSYAQWRKVMQVNLDGAFLVSQKVSQLMKARGRGKIIHVSSYRGIVGSAQQSNYASSKAGLNALTKSMARELGSFGIAVNAICPGFMRTNLNRHHAGKYQKALEESLLSRISTPEETANFILYLLSEHVANVSGQIFQMDSRG, encoded by the coding sequence GTGCACATTTCTCTTCAAGGACTTCGATTGCTTCTTGTTGGGGGTTCGGGAACGCTTGGAGGGTGTCTTCTTGAAAAAATGCTGCAAGAAGGGGCGATTGTTGCTGCCACCTATAACCAAACCCCTATTCATAGTAATGAATATCATATGAGTATACAGGATCGTCTGCATGTCGGTCATCTGGATGTCACGAATACAGAACTTCTGGATGAATCCTTGCAAGTACTGATGGATCGACTGGAATGGGTGGATGGGCTGATATATAATGCCGGAATTATCAACGACGCGTCTTTTGACGAGATGAGTTATGCTCAATGGCGCAAGGTTATGCAGGTTAATCTGGACGGCGCATTTCTCGTCTCTCAGAAAGTCAGCCAGCTGATGAAGGCTCGAGGCAGGGGCAAGATCATTCACGTGTCCTCGTACCGGGGGATTGTAGGAAGCGCACAGCAAAGCAACTATGCATCTTCCAAGGCCGGACTTAATGCTTTGACCAAATCAATGGCACGTGAGTTGGGTTCATTCGGCATTGCCGTTAATGCAATCTGTCCGGGGTTTATGCGAACCAATCTGAACCGGCATCATGCTGGAAAATATCAAAAGGCACTCGAAGAGAGTCTTTTGTCCCGCATTTCCACACCGGAGGAGACAGCGAATTTTATTCTCTACCTGTTGTCCGAACACGTTGCCAACGTCAGCGGGCAAATCTTTCAAATGGACAGCAGAGGTTAG
- a CDS encoding phosphopantetheine-binding protein, giving the protein MSHYETVCRLVKEELEDRIEENYVFSGKENLVSDLQLDSIMILQLIIKMEDEFQITIEDDELTPQLFENVEVLTAFVDTKTA; this is encoded by the coding sequence ATGTCGCATTATGAAACGGTGTGCAGGCTCGTAAAAGAAGAGCTTGAGGATCGGATTGAAGAAAATTATGTCTTTTCGGGAAAAGAAAATCTGGTTTCTGATCTGCAACTGGACTCCATCATGATTCTTCAGTTGATCATCAAGATGGAGGATGAGTTTCAAATCACGATTGAGGATGATGAACTTACACCGCAACTATTTGAGAATGTTGAAGTGTTAACGGCCTTCGTTGATACCAAGACAGCGTAA
- a CDS encoding phenylacetate--CoA ligase family protein: MITKWDHFQDKLLGLIEHATAKSSFYQQRLQGVTDASWSQSSFEQIPILEKSELTGREESLLTNTEAKLYVEYTSGSTGQPLKCYKSVEEKWKKARLLWGLRNTNGGIGPKDPYAMFYAFNEDDLSTDPISIYHEVMYLSMLDLSPERLDDYYEALLKYRPQWMLSVSTALYLFANHLLERKLDRSKLPFKYIEINGEMLFDYQRKAIEEAFGPIVYNHYGSREFWCIGMSCRSGNLHLSSDQLYVEIANSDKDGYGNVVITDLTNRIWPLIRYDTGDIGRLSEQKCDCGSRYPVIEVTGGRATQYIRSGDWIANPILFHYAVTKVNRNFPDAVRQFRVMQVQEKQFMFYLVPGKGFQEAAEFLLQQELLNKLPDDVNLTIVHQDRLSMDGPKFDYFIPYRQANT; encoded by the coding sequence ATGATAACCAAGTGGGACCATTTTCAGGACAAGCTACTAGGTTTAATCGAACACGCAACAGCAAAATCTTCATTCTACCAACAAAGGTTACAAGGCGTTACAGATGCCAGCTGGAGCCAATCCAGTTTTGAGCAGATACCCATATTGGAGAAATCTGAGTTGACCGGCAGAGAAGAATCGCTGCTTACAAACACTGAGGCCAAACTCTATGTTGAATATACCAGTGGTTCCACGGGACAACCGCTCAAATGTTATAAATCAGTTGAAGAAAAATGGAAAAAAGCGCGCCTCTTATGGGGCCTTCGAAACACTAACGGAGGTATTGGACCTAAAGATCCGTATGCCATGTTTTATGCTTTCAATGAAGATGATCTGTCAACGGATCCCATATCCATTTACCATGAGGTCATGTATCTGTCCATGCTTGATCTGTCCCCGGAACGACTGGACGACTATTATGAAGCGTTGCTGAAGTATCGTCCGCAGTGGATGCTGTCCGTATCCACCGCACTCTATCTATTCGCGAACCATCTGCTGGAGCGAAAGCTGGATCGGAGCAAACTTCCGTTTAAATATATCGAAATTAACGGAGAGATGTTATTTGACTATCAGCGCAAGGCGATTGAAGAGGCCTTTGGTCCCATTGTTTATAACCATTATGGTTCGCGCGAATTTTGGTGTATTGGCATGAGCTGCAGAAGTGGTAATCTGCACTTGTCTAGTGATCAATTGTATGTGGAAATTGCGAATTCGGACAAAGATGGCTATGGAAACGTAGTGATTACTGACTTGACCAATCGAATCTGGCCTTTGATCCGTTATGACACAGGAGATATTGGCAGGCTGTCTGAACAGAAATGTGACTGCGGATCGAGATATCCCGTCATCGAAGTGACTGGTGGGCGGGCAACCCAATATATTCGATCAGGTGATTGGATCGCCAATCCGATTCTGTTTCATTATGCGGTAACCAAGGTCAACCGGAATTTCCCGGATGCCGTTCGACAATTCCGTGTAATGCAAGTGCAGGAAAAGCAATTTATGTTTTACCTTGTACCTGGCAAGGGATTTCAGGAAGCAGCCGAGTTCCTATTGCAGCAAGAACTGCTGAACAAACTGCCTGACGATGTTAACCTGACGATTGTTCATCAGGACAGACTGAGTATGGATGGTCCCAAGTTCGATTATTTTATTCCTTATCGCCAGGCGAATACATGA
- a CDS encoding amino acid--tRNA ligase-related protein: MLGPYYTKKDKKLGYRGNNIYDALDNVLAGQYTLAEAEKRVTSFSEQKYWGAIARINHQINMSSNLFFGEMNALFTLLPLTTRMISSPGAVYGREAISYTTDVCPISLEWFDLPNKAFLSESSQIYLELSVLQHQVDHVYSVYNSFRKENVDASHLSEFHHIEYEGAVDQVANKEIIRQLLFRVIQDLLKHNEADLSVFLSQDRLNQLDEVSRSQKITELTFEEALAALYEDTKDEIYNKFTLEHFGSWEEVRLTEIYGGFLAISEFPLLEVPFYHAEMKGRDRRVANNTDYIWPGYRETIGSGQRVGTLDQLKEKAEVFNLPEEDYACYLQSRTLDNYRETSGFGVGWERLIHGLLEMPYIWSAVQFPRTNVTLKP; encoded by the coding sequence ATGTTAGGACCTTATTATACTAAGAAAGACAAGAAGTTGGGATATCGCGGGAACAACATATATGACGCACTGGATAATGTACTTGCAGGGCAATACACGCTGGCAGAAGCTGAGAAACGGGTCACGAGCTTCAGTGAACAGAAGTATTGGGGCGCTATCGCCAGAATTAATCATCAGATCAATATGTCAAGCAATCTGTTTTTTGGAGAAATGAATGCACTGTTTACACTGCTGCCTTTGACTACTCGAATGATTTCTTCTCCAGGTGCCGTGTATGGTCGCGAGGCCATCAGTTATACAACTGATGTATGCCCTATTTCTTTGGAGTGGTTTGATCTGCCGAACAAGGCATTTCTATCAGAATCCTCACAAATTTATCTGGAATTGTCGGTGCTCCAGCACCAGGTAGACCATGTATACTCCGTGTATAACTCATTCCGCAAGGAAAATGTAGATGCATCCCATCTGTCCGAGTTTCACCATATCGAATATGAAGGCGCGGTTGATCAAGTAGCGAATAAGGAGATAATCCGTCAATTGTTGTTTAGAGTCATTCAGGATTTGCTCAAACATAATGAAGCGGATCTGAGTGTGTTCCTTTCCCAGGATCGTCTGAATCAACTTGACGAAGTCAGTCGCAGTCAAAAAATAACGGAATTAACCTTTGAAGAAGCTTTAGCCGCACTTTACGAAGATACAAAAGATGAAATCTACAACAAATTCACACTTGAACACTTCGGTTCATGGGAAGAAGTCCGACTCACCGAGATTTATGGCGGATTCTTGGCAATTAGTGAGTTTCCTTTGCTTGAAGTACCGTTCTACCACGCCGAAATGAAGGGGCGGGACAGACGCGTTGCAAACAATACGGATTATATCTGGCCGGGATATCGGGAAACGATCGGTAGCGGTCAGCGTGTGGGTACCCTTGACCAATTGAAAGAAAAAGCAGAAGTGTTCAACCTGCCTGAAGAAGATTACGCATGTTATCTTCAGTCCAGAACGCTCGACAACTACAGGGAAACATCGGGCTTTGGCGTTGGATGGGAGCGATTGATCCATGGTTTGCTGGAGATGCCATATATATGGAGTGCCGTTCAGTTCCCGAGAACCAATGTGACTTTGAAACCATAA